Proteins encoded within one genomic window of Polaribacter sp. NJDZ03:
- a CDS encoding glycoside hydrolase family 127 protein, producing the protein MSTTSNLHKNAITNTSESPFVKLKSINFGDCNWTSGFWSEKVKTAADTMLPYMGDLLCGDIGHGLNNFKIAAGEKEGEHKGFYWHDGDFFKFMEAKMYIYAQTKDESLLKELDEYIDIIGQAQEEDGYIHTHVQITEGVDRFENRKYHEMYNFGHLFIAGSVHFRLTGQRNFLDIAVKMADLLHAYFMPDTKHYQRFGFNQTQIMGLVELYRTTRDKRYLKLAEKFINRRGTYEIEHDSTTVGYPIGDMVQERTPFRESEEAVGHAVLALYYYAGAADVYAETGEKALLTSLDKLWENVTGKKMYVTGAVGQAHYGASTSLDMIEEGFIDAYMMPNMTAYNETCANLCNAMFSHRMMGINGESRYADIIELVLYNSGLSGISIEGKDYFYSNPLRMVNNSRNYDSHDDVTESPVRQPYLECFCCPPNLVRTICKTSGWAYNLSENGVSVVLFGGNNLDTKMLDGSALKLSQDTEYPWKGLVKITVDECKSEAFDIQVRIPKWAVGSTLKVNGEDAGVAVNPGNFANINRSWKAGDVIVLDMPMEPTFIEGHNRIEEVRNQLAVKRGPIVYTIETPDLPEGAAILDVYLKGDAPLKAVHKPEFLGGVTVIETELLLREGKSDDMYQTVTKPVFKSFKTQLVPYYAWSNRGQAEMTVFMPVVWNN; encoded by the coding sequence ATGAGTACTACTTCAAATCTTCATAAGAACGCAATTACAAACACATCAGAAAGTCCGTTTGTAAAGTTAAAGAGTATCAATTTTGGTGATTGTAATTGGACTTCTGGTTTTTGGTCGGAAAAGGTAAAAACTGCTGCAGATACAATGCTTCCTTATATGGGAGATTTATTGTGTGGAGATATTGGTCATGGATTAAACAACTTTAAAATTGCAGCCGGAGAAAAAGAAGGTGAACACAAAGGGTTTTATTGGCATGATGGAGATTTCTTTAAATTCATGGAAGCTAAAATGTATATCTATGCGCAAACTAAAGATGAATCTTTATTAAAGGAATTAGATGAATATATCGATATTATTGGGCAAGCTCAAGAAGAAGATGGGTATATACATACGCACGTTCAAATAACAGAAGGTGTAGATCGTTTTGAAAACAGAAAGTACCATGAAATGTACAATTTCGGACATTTATTTATTGCAGGTTCTGTTCATTTTAGATTAACAGGTCAGCGTAATTTCTTGGATATCGCGGTTAAAATGGCAGATTTATTACATGCTTATTTTATGCCAGACACTAAGCATTATCAACGTTTTGGATTCAATCAAACTCAGATTATGGGCTTGGTAGAATTGTATAGAACTACTAGAGACAAAAGGTATTTAAAATTAGCAGAAAAGTTTATCAACCGAAGAGGAACTTACGAAATAGAGCACGATTCTACTACAGTTGGTTACCCGATTGGAGATATGGTGCAAGAAAGAACGCCTTTTAGAGAATCTGAAGAAGCTGTTGGTCATGCTGTTTTAGCCTTGTATTATTATGCAGGAGCAGCAGATGTGTATGCAGAAACTGGTGAAAAAGCTTTATTGACTTCTTTAGACAAATTATGGGAAAACGTTACAGGCAAAAAAATGTATGTAACAGGAGCTGTTGGGCAAGCACATTATGGTGCATCCACAAGTTTAGATATGATTGAAGAAGGTTTCATAGATGCGTATATGATGCCAAATATGACCGCTTATAACGAAACGTGCGCTAACTTATGTAACGCCATGTTTAGTCATAGAATGATGGGAATTAATGGCGAATCTAGATATGCAGATATTATAGAATTAGTTTTATATAACTCTGGTTTATCAGGAATTAGTATTGAAGGGAAAGATTATTTCTATTCGAATCCTTTAAGAATGGTCAACAATTCTAGAAATTACGATTCGCACGATGACGTAACTGAAAGTCCTGTAAGACAACCATATTTAGAGTGTTTCTGTTGTCCTCCAAACTTGGTAAGAACAATTTGTAAAACTTCTGGATGGGCGTATAATTTATCAGAAAATGGTGTTTCTGTTGTTTTATTCGGTGGAAACAATTTAGACACAAAAATGTTAGATGGTTCTGCATTAAAATTATCTCAAGATACAGAGTATCCTTGGAAAGGTTTGGTGAAAATAACTGTTGATGAATGTAAAAGTGAAGCTTTTGATATTCAAGTTAGAATTCCGAAATGGGCAGTTGGTAGTACTTTAAAAGTAAATGGAGAAGATGCAGGTGTTGCTGTAAATCCAGGTAATTTTGCAAACATCAATAGATCTTGGAAAGCAGGAGATGTGATTGTTTTAGACATGCCAATGGAACCAACTTTTATTGAAGGTCATAACAGAATAGAAGAAGTTAGAAATCAATTAGCAGTAAAAAGAGGTCCAATTGTATATACTATTGAAACTCCAGATTTACCAGAAGGAGCAGCTATTTTAGATGTGTATTTAAAAGGAGATGCTCCTTTAAAAGCTGTGCACAAACCAGAATTTTTAGGAGGAGTTACGGTAATAGAAACAGAACTTTTATTAAGAGAAGGTAAATCGGATGACATGTATCAAACTGTTACAAAACCGGTCTTTAAGTCTTTTAAAACGCAATTAGTGCCTTATTACGCTTGGAGTAATAGAGGGCAAGCAGAAATGACCGTGTTTATGCCGGTTGTTTGGAATAATTAA
- a CDS encoding CRTAC1 family protein, which translates to MNKRKFNFKNLLILGAIASFIGVNSLNAQNGSFKEVSKEFPRQEKNLRKWDSPVVADLDKDGYPDLLINDHGYAIQVQWNNKGKFAKPFDIIMGDLHGVSVGDFDNDGNLEIIMSRGGGSGSNARNSKMYKVKGREFIPMTDFEVPLALMRGRTVKFADLDNDGDLDLLNFAFPDGAKKGASENYIYENNDAGELIFHSTLPASKVNGQKTLITDINNDNIIDIILYGDKNVIVYQGNGDLTFTDVTKKVLPYDIDEVTAIAEIDYDNDGDMDLFFTRGLEFTKGETFYNKETQDLGFYSKRGELELDDFVSGEVLKLENFQSQWPNNDTYYIGEASYDYVFDGETHSGKDINLVMSDALGFPDNADFSAKKGWYIGYVGNQKWRIAGYLWAPATGVVHNVKNYTESKHPAGLNDILLENKGSKFVDVTKKANVFLEEHTMAVTVADYDNNGFDDLLVIRRGKLVYENESILYLNNGNSGFKAKEGHNIMTKDLGGIGMTVESIDYNKDGNVDVVIGDERAKWHLYKNELADGNESLTVEVRNSKKGNISPLGALVTISSCGNNQIQRVGTSASQYSLNHNTFVHFGLGDCSKSVKVKVTYSNGEVLEQTVKATNTAVVIGK; encoded by the coding sequence ATGAATAAAAGAAAATTCAACTTTAAAAACTTATTGATACTTGGTGCAATTGCCTCTTTTATTGGCGTAAATTCTTTAAATGCACAAAACGGTTCTTTTAAAGAAGTTTCTAAAGAATTTCCGAGGCAAGAAAAGAATTTAAGAAAATGGGATTCGCCAGTGGTGGCAGATTTAGACAAAGATGGATATCCAGATTTGTTGATAAATGACCATGGTTACGCAATTCAAGTTCAGTGGAATAATAAAGGGAAGTTTGCAAAACCTTTTGATATTATCATGGGAGATTTACACGGAGTTTCTGTGGGCGATTTTGATAATGATGGAAACTTAGAAATTATTATGTCACGTGGTGGAGGTTCTGGTAGTAATGCTAGAAACTCTAAAATGTACAAAGTAAAAGGAAGAGAGTTTATTCCGATGACAGATTTTGAAGTGCCTTTAGCATTAATGCGTGGTAGAACTGTAAAGTTTGCAGACTTAGATAATGATGGTGATTTAGATTTGTTAAATTTTGCGTTTCCTGATGGAGCAAAAAAAGGAGCAAGTGAAAACTATATATATGAAAACAATGATGCAGGAGAATTAATTTTTCATTCAACTTTGCCAGCAAGTAAAGTAAACGGACAAAAAACTTTGATTACAGATATTAATAATGATAACATTATTGATATTATTTTATATGGTGATAAAAATGTAATCGTATATCAAGGAAATGGCGATTTAACTTTTACCGATGTTACAAAAAAAGTATTGCCTTATGATATTGATGAAGTAACTGCAATTGCAGAAATAGACTATGATAATGATGGTGATATGGATTTGTTTTTCACTAGAGGATTAGAGTTTACTAAAGGAGAAACGTTCTATAATAAAGAAACGCAAGATTTAGGTTTCTATTCAAAAAGAGGAGAGTTAGAATTAGATGATTTTGTTTCAGGTGAAGTTTTAAAATTGGAAAACTTTCAATCTCAATGGCCAAATAATGATACCTATTATATAGGAGAAGCATCTTACGATTATGTTTTTGATGGAGAAACACATTCTGGAAAAGATATTAATTTGGTAATGAGCGATGCTTTAGGTTTCCCTGATAATGCAGATTTTAGTGCTAAAAAAGGGTGGTATATTGGATATGTTGGAAACCAAAAATGGAGAATTGCAGGATATCTTTGGGCACCAGCTACAGGTGTTGTTCATAATGTAAAAAACTACACAGAATCTAAACATCCAGCAGGATTAAATGATATTTTATTAGAAAACAAAGGGTCTAAGTTTGTAGATGTTACTAAAAAAGCAAATGTATTTTTAGAAGAACATACCATGGCTGTTACCGTTGCAGATTATGATAACAATGGTTTCGATGATCTTTTGGTAATTAGAAGAGGTAAATTGGTGTATGAAAATGAATCTATTTTGTATTTAAACAATGGTAATTCTGGGTTTAAAGCAAAAGAAGGACATAATATTATGACCAAAGATTTAGGTGGAATAGGAATGACAGTAGAAAGTATTGACTATAATAAAGACGGAAATGTAGATGTTGTTATTGGTGATGAAAGAGCTAAATGGCATTTATATAAAAATGAATTAGCTGACGGAAATGAATCGTTAACTGTAGAGGTTAGAAACTCTAAAAAAGGAAATATTTCTCCTCTAGGTGCTTTGGTAACTATTTCTTCTTGCGGAAATAATCAAATACAAAGAGTAGGTACTTCAGCTTCTCAATATTCTTTAAACCACAACACTTTTGTTCATTTTGGATTAGGGGATTGTAGTAAATCTGTGAAAGTAAAAGTGACCTATTCTAATGGTGAAGTTTTAGAACAAACAGTAAAAGCAACTAATACTGCAGTTGTAATTGGTAAATAA
- a CDS encoding metallophosphoesterase family protein, with protein sequence MKNKFLTFIIFLFVTSFIKGQILSLPKNLQPEDRIAFAMYTVHENTVKMTAQFYPIINYEPFEATLEIEENGKWVEKTKAAIRYPGYTSLFRIDNWDDTKEAKYRVVHNNKAFYEGIIRKNPIRKENFILAALTCNSIYPRHGGDIPRTDIVENLIKLNPDLLFFSGDQVYDHAQHYLYWLKFGTDFKEIIRNTPTICIVDDHDVGQGNLWGAEGDSSPTLSGVSGGYYRPAEYVKEVERAQTSHLPDPYDAAPVKQGIGVYYTDLKWGGISFAILEDRKFKSGLLDLPKYAPDIFPEGTRDAIFDPTVDTRKLDIPTAKLLGERQLKFLEDWTTDWENAEMKTVLTQSVFAMVNNYTGKHDREIIADFDTNGWPQSGRNKALSVIRKSFSPMIGGDQHLATFVKHGVDNWGDASYSFVTPAIANYWMRWWDPKNPGKNRDKNSPKYTGDFLDGFQNKITVKAVGNPSSEEIKEGGKLSTRVAGFGVIKYNKSKRTITFDCWGRNVDIMNPNSKQYKGWPITISQFDNFNPRESFLLPTLDLSKENQVVTIRKSATREIVSSVRIKGKIYQPKVLELGSYTIEIGEGNTPIKLFEIISKSKNSERLNVKI encoded by the coding sequence ATGAAAAATAAATTTTTAACATTTATCATATTTTTATTTGTAACATCTTTTATCAAAGGGCAAATTTTGTCCTTACCAAAAAATTTACAACCAGAAGATAGAATTGCATTTGCCATGTATACAGTACATGAAAATACTGTGAAAATGACAGCACAATTTTATCCGATTATAAATTATGAACCTTTTGAAGCTACTTTAGAAATAGAAGAAAATGGCAAATGGGTAGAAAAAACGAAAGCAGCAATTAGATATCCAGGTTATACATCTCTTTTTAGAATTGATAATTGGGATGATACCAAAGAAGCTAAGTACAGAGTTGTGCATAATAACAAAGCTTTTTATGAAGGAATTATTCGTAAAAATCCAATTCGTAAAGAGAATTTTATTTTAGCGGCTTTAACTTGTAATTCTATTTATCCAAGACATGGTGGAGATATTCCAAGAACAGATATTGTAGAAAATCTAATAAAACTAAATCCAGATTTATTATTCTTTTCTGGAGATCAAGTATATGATCATGCGCAGCATTATTTGTATTGGTTAAAATTTGGGACAGATTTTAAAGAAATCATTAGAAATACACCAACCATTTGTATTGTTGATGATCATGATGTTGGACAAGGAAATTTATGGGGAGCAGAAGGCGATAGTTCACCAACGTTAAGTGGAGTTTCAGGAGGTTATTATAGACCTGCGGAATATGTAAAAGAAGTAGAAAGAGCGCAAACAAGTCATTTGCCAGACCCTTATGATGCTGCTCCTGTAAAGCAAGGTATTGGTGTTTATTATACAGATTTAAAATGGGGAGGCATCAGTTTTGCTATTTTAGAAGATCGGAAATTTAAGTCGGGTTTATTAGATTTACCTAAATATGCGCCAGATATTTTTCCTGAAGGAACCAGAGATGCTATTTTTGATCCAACGGTTGATACTCGAAAATTAGACATTCCTACTGCAAAATTATTGGGAGAGCGTCAATTAAAATTTTTGGAAGATTGGACTACAGATTGGGAAAATGCTGAAATGAAAACAGTATTAACTCAAAGTGTTTTTGCGATGGTTAATAATTATACAGGCAAACATGATAGAGAAATAATTGCAGATTTTGATACCAATGGTTGGCCACAATCTGGTAGAAACAAAGCTTTGTCCGTAATTAGAAAAAGTTTTTCACCAATGATTGGTGGAGATCAGCATTTAGCAACATTTGTAAAACATGGTGTAGACAATTGGGGAGATGCAAGTTACTCTTTTGTAACCCCTGCAATTGCTAATTATTGGATGCGTTGGTGGGATCCTAAAAATCCAGGAAAAAATAGAGATAAGAATTCACCAAAATATACGGGAGATTTTTTAGATGGATTTCAAAATAAAATTACCGTAAAAGCAGTTGGAAATCCTTCGTCAGAAGAAATAAAAGAAGGTGGGAAATTATCTACTAGAGTTGCAGGTTTTGGAGTTATTAAATACAACAAATCTAAGAGAACCATTACGTTTGATTGTTGGGGCAGAAATGTAGATATTATGAACCCAAATTCTAAACAGTATAAAGGTTGGCCAATAACAATTTCTCAGTTCGATAATTTTAATCCACGAGAATCGTTTTTACTACCAACGTTAGATTTGTCAAAGGAAAACCAAGTAGTAACTATTAGAAAAAGTGCTACGAGAGAAATCGTTTCTTCAGTTAGAATTAAAGGGAAAATATATCAACCTAAAGTTTTAGAATTAGGTTCTTACACCATTGAAATTGGTGAAGGAAATACACCTATAAAGCTTTTTGAGATTATCTCAAAATCTAAAAATAGTGAACGCTTAAATGTAAAAATTTAA
- a CDS encoding sulfatase-like hydrolase/transferase has product MKQILKQLKLLFFGTFISVMGCTAQEERPNILFVLCDDLGYNDVGFNGSTDIITPELDKLAKDGTIFTSAYVAHPFCGPSRASILTGRYPQQMGTAFNLHSNSSMNDADNMGIPTQETYMSKVLQDAGYYTSALGKWHLGSAPKFHPNERGFDNFYGFLGGGHNYFPAKYQKEYDKQLKEGRKEIRDYILPLEHNGKEVKETEYVTDALSREAIKDIKLASTKKDPFFIYLAYNAPHVPLEAKEEDLKVFESIKDKDRRTYAAMVYAVDRGVGEIVKTLKETNQYDNTLIVFLSDNGGNFDHGANNYPLKGSKGDAWEGGYRVPMFFHYPNKIAKGQQFDFPVSSLDLYPTFAKLANAKIPNDKKIAGKDIMESVINKTDAHKEDMIYCLRYRHGFSDVGARLGDWKITRVGNEPWRLTNITQDIGEKKNMGGRYPERLKKMVAETEKWTQSFVQPLWYYSAKDEELWRAGKMPQYNETFEVDMLTDLPTKK; this is encoded by the coding sequence ATGAAACAAATTTTAAAACAACTAAAATTATTATTCTTCGGAACTTTTATTAGCGTAATGGGATGTACAGCGCAAGAAGAGCGTCCAAATATTTTATTCGTCTTGTGTGACGATCTTGGGTATAATGATGTTGGTTTTAATGGATCTACAGATATTATTACACCAGAATTAGATAAGTTGGCCAAAGACGGAACCATTTTTACTTCGGCGTATGTAGCGCATCCTTTTTGCGGACCAAGTAGGGCTTCTATATTAACAGGTCGTTACCCACAACAAATGGGAACAGCTTTTAATCTTCATAGTAATTCTAGTATGAATGATGCTGATAATATGGGGATTCCTACACAAGAAACTTATATGTCTAAAGTATTGCAAGATGCTGGTTATTATACAAGTGCTTTAGGGAAATGGCATTTAGGAAGTGCTCCTAAATTTCATCCGAATGAAAGAGGTTTCGATAATTTTTATGGTTTTCTTGGTGGAGGGCATAATTATTTTCCGGCAAAATATCAAAAGGAATATGATAAACAGTTAAAAGAGGGAAGAAAAGAAATTCGTGATTATATTCTTCCGTTAGAACATAACGGTAAAGAAGTTAAAGAAACCGAATATGTTACAGATGCGTTGTCTAGAGAAGCAATTAAAGATATTAAATTGGCTTCCACTAAAAAGGACCCTTTCTTTATCTATTTAGCGTACAATGCGCCACATGTACCTTTGGAGGCTAAAGAAGAAGATTTAAAAGTATTTGAGAGTATTAAAGATAAGGACAGAAGAACGTATGCTGCAATGGTATATGCCGTAGATAGGGGAGTTGGAGAGATTGTAAAAACGTTAAAAGAAACCAACCAATATGACAATACGTTAATTGTATTTTTGAGTGATAATGGTGGTAATTTTGATCACGGAGCTAATAACTATCCTCTTAAAGGTAGTAAAGGAGATGCTTGGGAAGGCGGTTATAGAGTACCAATGTTTTTTCATTATCCGAATAAAATAGCGAAAGGTCAGCAATTTGATTTTCCTGTTTCTTCTTTAGATTTATATCCTACGTTTGCAAAATTAGCGAATGCTAAGATTCCGAATGACAAAAAAATAGCAGGTAAAGATATTATGGAATCGGTGATTAATAAAACAGATGCGCATAAAGAAGATATGATTTACTGTTTAAGATATCGTCATGGATTTAGTGATGTGGGCGCAAGATTAGGAGATTGGAAAATTACCCGTGTTGGTAATGAACCTTGGAGATTAACAAATATTACCCAAGATATTGGTGAGAAGAAAAATATGGGAGGTAGATATCCAGAACGTCTTAAAAAAATGGTGGCTGAAACTGAAAAATGGACGCAAAGTTTTGTGCAACCATTATGGTATTATTCAGCTAAAGATGAAGAATTATGGAGAGCCGGTAAAATGCCACAATACAACGAAACTTTTGAAGTAGATATGTTAACAGATTTGCCTACTAAAAAATAG
- a CDS encoding glycoside hydrolase family 127 protein, with product MKKLPIILFYFLLIIACKESKEAPKQLAISTSKTNVLDLDNSKGIINYTNSPYVKLKSLNIGDCEWTDGFWADKFKVAEEVMVPYMGEVLKGDVGHALNNFKIAAGLKEGKHKGFSWHDGDFYKWMEAATYIYAINKDPKIIEELDDLIEIIGKAQLENGYLQTQITTNKNRKPFSERKYHEMYNSGHLYIAACIYYRVTGKTNFLDIAIKNANNLYDVFQPQSAELARMGFNQVQIMGLVELYRTTKNKKYLELAEIFINMRGKSKVKTHPSVRYNNIGDMTQERTPLREEDEAVGHAVLALYYYAGAADVYAETGEKALIDALDRIWGNIVDKKMFVTGACGQKHDGGSSNRDFVHEAFTVDYEMHNAHAYNETCANLCNAMFNYRILNIKGESKHADVMELVLYNSALSGISLKGDSYFYTNPLRRTANHKMGGTDYPDRVGYIPCFCCPPNLVRTIAKSSAWAYSLSENGIATNLYGANKLDTKLQDGSVIKLKQETQYPWDGNIKITIDECKNDAFDVLLRIPDWATSFEISVNGKTQNTAGKPGTFANLNRQWKKGDVITLNLPMDIKLLEGNPLIEEVRNQAAIKRGPVVYCVETPDLPKGTDILDVYLPIKSKLTATYKPELLNGVATISGNIKIRKDKKEGMYRTLSNPKFENYNVQFVPYFAWSNRGVSEMSVWLPLAID from the coding sequence ATGAAAAAACTACCTATTATCTTATTTTATTTTTTGCTGATTATAGCGTGTAAGGAATCTAAAGAGGCTCCGAAACAGTTAGCAATTAGCACCAGTAAAACAAATGTTTTAGATTTAGATAACAGTAAAGGAATTATTAATTATACCAACAGTCCGTATGTTAAATTAAAAAGTTTAAATATTGGCGATTGTGAATGGACAGATGGTTTTTGGGCCGATAAATTTAAAGTTGCAGAGGAAGTAATGGTGCCTTATATGGGGGAAGTTTTAAAAGGTGATGTTGGTCATGCTTTAAACAATTTTAAAATAGCGGCAGGACTAAAAGAAGGCAAGCATAAAGGGTTTAGTTGGCATGATGGTGATTTTTATAAATGGATGGAAGCTGCAACTTACATATATGCAATTAATAAGGATCCAAAAATTATTGAGGAGTTAGATGATTTAATTGAAATTATAGGAAAAGCACAACTAGAAAATGGGTATTTACAAACACAGATAACCACCAATAAAAATAGAAAACCATTTTCCGAAAGAAAGTATCATGAAATGTACAATAGTGGTCATTTATATATTGCTGCTTGTATTTATTATAGAGTTACGGGGAAAACTAATTTTTTAGATATCGCAATTAAAAACGCAAATAATTTATATGATGTTTTTCAACCTCAATCTGCAGAATTAGCACGTATGGGGTTTAATCAAGTCCAGATTATGGGATTGGTAGAATTGTATAGAACCACAAAAAATAAAAAATATTTAGAGTTGGCAGAAATTTTCATCAATATGAGAGGGAAGTCGAAAGTAAAAACGCATCCATCAGTTAGATATAACAATATTGGTGATATGACACAAGAGAGAACTCCGTTAAGAGAAGAAGATGAAGCTGTTGGTCATGCTGTTTTAGCCTTGTATTATTATGCAGGAGCAGCAGATGTGTATGCAGAAACTGGAGAAAAAGCTTTAATTGATGCCTTAGATAGAATTTGGGGAAACATTGTAGATAAAAAAATGTTTGTTACTGGAGCTTGCGGACAAAAACATGATGGAGGTTCATCGAATAGAGATTTTGTACATGAAGCATTTACCGTAGATTATGAAATGCACAATGCACATGCTTATAATGAAACCTGTGCAAACTTGTGTAACGCCATGTTTAATTATAGAATATTGAATATAAAAGGAGAGTCTAAGCATGCAGATGTTATGGAGTTGGTTTTGTACAATAGTGCCCTTTCTGGTATCAGCTTAAAAGGAGATTCGTATTTCTATACAAATCCGCTAAGAAGAACTGCGAATCATAAAATGGGTGGTACAGATTATCCCGATAGAGTTGGCTATATTCCTTGTTTTTGTTGTCCACCAAACTTAGTGAGAACTATTGCTAAATCTTCTGCTTGGGCTTATAGTTTATCAGAAAACGGAATTGCTACAAACTTATATGGAGCGAATAAATTGGATACAAAATTACAAGATGGATCTGTCATAAAATTAAAACAAGAAACTCAATATCCTTGGGATGGAAACATAAAGATTACAATTGATGAATGTAAAAATGATGCCTTTGATGTACTATTAAGAATTCCAGATTGGGCAACTAGTTTTGAAATTTCTGTAAATGGAAAAACTCAAAATACAGCTGGAAAACCAGGGACTTTTGCAAATTTAAATAGACAGTGGAAAAAAGGAGATGTTATTACTTTAAATCTTCCTATGGATATTAAATTGTTAGAAGGGAATCCATTAATAGAAGAAGTAAGAAATCAAGCAGCTATAAAAAGAGGTCCAGTTGTGTATTGCGTAGAAACGCCAGATTTACCAAAAGGAACTGATATTTTAGATGTGTATTTACCAATAAAATCAAAATTAACAGCAACTTATAAACCGGAATTATTAAATGGAGTTGCTACTATTTCAGGAAATATTAAAATTAGAAAAGATAAAAAAGAAGGAATGTACAGAACATTATCAAATCCAAAATTTGAGAATTATAATGTACAATTCGTACCTTATTTTGCCTGGTCGAATAGAGGTGTTTCAGAAATGAGTGTTTGGTTGCCTTTGGCGATAGATTAA
- a CDS encoding GDSL-type esterase/lipase family protein, whose product MSRLILILLLCLGNATVSQEKTKFNDTQFVDFLQNSLKKEVVTDAVRNSFYKESRTYWKDHKLDYNLHPEKYKKAMSLFHQNQDKFRKTSNTISIKRNDRIEKAVANFQNFDDKNSFPENSILFVGSSSIAGWKTSISFPNFSVINRGIGGMNMHEIIFHYNALIKKYNPSIIAIYCDIDIEQGKAPEEAVDVFKKLVEKIKADFPKTPILLLSMKPVMVDDFIGKDIRKNKAIANTQLLDFSKKEKNVYFIDLATPMLHADGTLKTDIFIQDGMHLNKLGYEIWNPIMRKKILELTNK is encoded by the coding sequence ATGTCTAGACTAATTTTAATACTGCTTTTGTGTCTTGGTAATGCTACTGTTTCCCAAGAAAAAACCAAATTTAACGATACACAGTTTGTAGATTTTCTTCAGAATTCCTTGAAAAAAGAGGTGGTAACTGATGCCGTTAGAAATTCTTTTTATAAAGAATCTAGAACATATTGGAAGGATCATAAATTAGATTATAATTTACATCCAGAAAAGTATAAAAAGGCGATGTCTTTGTTTCATCAAAATCAAGATAAATTTAGAAAAACTAGTAATACTATCAGTATAAAAAGGAACGATAGAATTGAAAAAGCAGTTGCTAATTTTCAGAATTTTGATGATAAGAATTCATTTCCAGAAAATTCAATTTTATTTGTTGGTAGTTCTAGTATTGCTGGTTGGAAAACGTCTATTTCATTTCCAAATTTTTCTGTTATTAACAGAGGAATTGGAGGTATGAATATGCATGAAATTATATTTCATTACAACGCACTTATAAAAAAATACAATCCTTCAATTATCGCCATTTATTGTGATATTGATATTGAGCAAGGAAAAGCGCCAGAAGAAGCTGTAGATGTGTTTAAGAAACTGGTAGAGAAGATTAAAGCTGATTTTCCTAAAACACCTATTTTACTACTTTCTATGAAACCTGTAATGGTAGATGATTTTATAGGGAAAGATATCCGCAAGAACAAAGCGATTGCTAATACACAGCTTTTGGATTTTAGTAAAAAAGAAAAAAATGTTTATTTTATTGATTTAGCCACTCCGATGTTGCATGCAGATGGAACATTGAAAACGGATATTTTTATTCAGGATGGAATGCATTTAAATAAATTGGGATATGAAATCTGGAATCCAATAATGAGAAAAAAGATTTTAGAGTTAACAAATAAATAA